In Paenibacillus ihbetae, the following are encoded in one genomic region:
- a CDS encoding HNH endonuclease, whose product MNHSHDGEDRLITVLNMDGQQLTPCLLHRAWREVERSRAVWIDEQTIQLLYNPFLFPGYRKAALKRDHYTCLWCGGHATTVDHIIPSSKGGSDLPHNLIASCSECNTKRGNRPAWSYLKENARAVPNLIKLCWRIFIANYRHRPMKKGDT is encoded by the coding sequence ATGAATCATAGTCATGATGGAGAGGATCGATTGATAACGGTGCTCAATATGGATGGTCAACAGCTAACCCCGTGTTTGCTCCATCGGGCTTGGCGGGAAGTTGAGCGATCGCGGGCTGTCTGGATTGATGAGCAGACGATCCAATTGCTTTATAATCCTTTCTTATTCCCGGGCTATCGAAAAGCTGCACTGAAACGAGATCATTACACTTGTTTGTGGTGCGGGGGGCACGCCACGACAGTAGACCATATTATCCCCTCAAGCAAAGGCGGCTCGGATCTCCCCCACAACCTGATCGCTTCATGCAGCGAATGCAATACGAAACGTGGAAACCGTCCGGCATGGTCCTATCTCAAAGAAAACGCACGCGCTGTTCCGAATCTTATAAAGCTGTGCTGGCGTATCTTTATCGCGAATTACAGACATCGCCCCATGAAAAAAGGGGACACTTGA
- a CDS encoding RNA polymerase sigma factor, with product MQDTEELYREFSTQVYKFVFSLCQNHLLAEEITQETFYRAIKSIHRYDGSCKVYVWLCQIAKHVWYQELDKQQRRPSDTLLDPSLTDSNSTESQFILAQDKMDLFKRLHLLDPNTKEVLYLRLTGEFSFREIGEILGRDETWARVTFYRGKQKLLKGRSS from the coding sequence ATGCAGGACACCGAGGAATTATACAGGGAATTTTCAACCCAAGTATATAAGTTCGTATTCAGCTTGTGTCAGAATCATTTGTTGGCAGAAGAGATCACCCAAGAAACTTTTTATAGAGCGATAAAGTCGATACATAGATACGATGGAAGCTGTAAAGTATACGTGTGGCTTTGTCAGATTGCTAAGCATGTTTGGTACCAGGAGCTGGACAAGCAGCAGAGGAGGCCCTCTGATACATTACTAGATCCTTCTCTTACGGATTCAAATTCGACAGAATCACAGTTTATTTTAGCTCAGGACAAAATGGACTTATTCAAAAGGCTACATTTGCTTGATCCAAATACTAAAGAAGTGTTGTACCTGCGTTTGACCGGAGAATTTAGCTTTCGGGAGATTGGAGAGATTCTCGGCAGAGATGAAACGTGGGCAAGAGTTACCTTTTACCGCGGAAAACAAAAATTGTTGAAAGGAAGATCGTCATGA
- a CDS encoding zf-HC2 domain-containing protein, whose protein sequence is MKCDIIRDLLPSYIEKLTSSYSNEEIDRHLESCEACRQFHREMTEETGLGMPVIDKDEIDKLNYLKKVKKMNKRKIILSISVVLLLAAAIIWLFAIGTRVSSNDVDIVYKKSNGRLEVHLTLKNGKDLLVSGKNEFIYDGDDNVIGSETRYTPKGVIHNPFDDVGNEYSLGMEIRNESDYQNTFILEFKDKSMTFINGELVE, encoded by the coding sequence ATGAAGTGCGATATAATTCGGGATCTGTTACCTTCCTATATTGAAAAGCTAACTTCTTCGTATAGTAATGAAGAAATCGATAGGCACCTGGAGTCCTGTGAGGCATGCCGTCAGTTTCATCGAGAAATGACCGAGGAAACAGGTCTCGGTATGCCCGTAATTGATAAAGATGAGATAGACAAACTCAATTACTTAAAAAAAGTGAAAAAAATGAACAAACGGAAGATCATTTTATCCATCTCTGTGGTGCTCTTACTGGCTGCAGCTATTATTTGGCTATTCGCTATTGGGACTCGAGTGTCGTCTAATGATGTTGATATCGTTTATAAGAAGAGCAACGGTCGTCTGGAGGTTCATTTAACTTTGAAGAATGGCAAAGACTTGCTGGTCTCGGGGAAGAATGAATTTATTTACGATGGTGATGACAATGTAATCGGTAGTGAAACAAGATACACCCCTAAAGGCGTGATTCATAACCCTTTTGATGATGTTGGTAATGAGTATAGCTTAGGGATGGAGATCCGTAATGAATCGGATTACCAAAACACTTTTATTTTAGAATTCAAAGACAAATCGATGACGTTCATTAATGGTGAACTGGTGGAATAA